A window from Verrucomicrobiota bacterium encodes these proteins:
- a CDS encoding family 16 glycosylhydrolase, whose product MKLIPLFLLFPITAYCMAVIPLPPVDPPEGYQWILNEAYSDEFEGTELDREKWHDTYPGWKGRVPGLFVPSAISVADGFLQVKCTVMDPPKGDDGEWWIACGAIQTKAQEAGYGYYETRVKASSLRTSTTFWLMNPRDEANESRKRTELDIQECIGNAKRWPGFKHQFRNNTHITYYDKKDENGENLNRKKGASTDIRSDVNENFHRYGCWWENATTMHFYLDGEHVQTIELPTDIDPAPMNQNMFVNLVCEIYDWEFLPERERLLDDSLNTSYYDYVRSYELVKE is encoded by the coding sequence ATGAAGCTAATACCCCTCTTCCTTCTCTTTCCAATAACCGCGTATTGTATGGCTGTGATTCCATTGCCCCCAGTCGATCCACCCGAGGGTTATCAATGGATCCTTAACGAAGCCTACAGTGATGAGTTTGAAGGCACGGAGTTGGATCGTGAGAAATGGCATGATACCTATCCAGGATGGAAGGGAAGGGTGCCTGGTTTGTTTGTCCCTTCCGCGATCAGTGTGGCCGATGGATTCTTGCAGGTGAAATGCACTGTCATGGATCCACCGAAAGGAGACGACGGAGAATGGTGGATCGCTTGTGGGGCGATTCAAACCAAGGCGCAGGAGGCAGGCTACGGATACTATGAGACTCGGGTGAAGGCTTCCAGTCTGCGCACTTCAACAACGTTTTGGCTGATGAATCCCCGTGATGAGGCGAACGAGTCTCGCAAGCGGACCGAGCTAGACATTCAGGAGTGTATCGGCAACGCGAAGCGGTGGCCCGGTTTCAAACACCAATTTCGAAACAACACACACATTACCTACTACGACAAGAAGGATGAAAATGGCGAGAATCTGAATAGGAAGAAAGGTGCTTCGACCGATATTCGTTCGGATGTGAATGAGAATTTCCACCGTTACGGTTGTTGGTGGGAGAACGCGACGACCATGCACTTTTACCTCGACGGAGAGCATGTTCAAACGATCGAACTTCCGACCGATATTGATCCAGCACCGATGAATCAGAACATGTTCGTAAACCTCGTGTGCGAAATCTACGACTGGGAGTTTCTACCGGAGCGGGAACGACTTCTAGACGATTCTCTGAACACAAGTTACTACGACTATGTGCGGTCGTATGAGTTGGTGAAGGAGTAG
- a CDS encoding restriction endonuclease translates to MDLTLRVDIFRIRCCFLVGFGGKMAMDGDWQQFESVVENLEKSFSGSGTVTRNERIMGKISGRKRQIDVCVRVKLAGEDIFFAVECKNWSRKVDVKGVESFIGLKRDVGAHLGIMVSSRGFTKSAYRLADALGIKLYRYEDTKRDGWFNGIETIMVVEAWELTPTMLYLKRSDGTIEFLDSDRDLDFFDGSDQFLGTAATLVRKVWEKYGPTEMKEELWSCEVPCSSPDANDIRSIGIGARPRLIRGYRNGRLQYEGLVDDSSGKAKVSGWKMLFFEPFNEMKPKESPKQVETLSLLLRTTHVRTLDVKTESVFENLLNGYFELQTELKSVTDLCVRFV, encoded by the coding sequence GTGGATCTCACTCTGAGGGTCGATATTTTCCGGATTAGGTGCTGTTTCTTGGTCGGTTTCGGAGGGAAAATGGCAATGGATGGAGACTGGCAGCAGTTTGAGTCTGTAGTGGAGAACTTAGAAAAGTCCTTTTCTGGAAGCGGAACCGTTACGAGAAATGAGAGGATTATGGGAAAGATTTCAGGCCGAAAAAGACAAATAGATGTTTGCGTTCGAGTAAAGCTGGCTGGCGAGGACATCTTTTTTGCCGTAGAATGTAAAAACTGGAGTAGGAAAGTTGATGTTAAGGGGGTCGAGAGTTTCATCGGCCTGAAACGCGACGTTGGAGCTCATCTTGGAATCATGGTTTCCTCTCGCGGTTTTACGAAATCAGCCTACAGATTGGCGGATGCTCTTGGAATTAAATTATACCGATATGAAGACACTAAGCGGGATGGTTGGTTCAATGGAATTGAGACAATTATGGTTGTCGAAGCTTGGGAGCTTACGCCGACGATGCTTTATCTTAAGAGAAGTGATGGGACCATTGAATTTCTGGATTCTGATCGTGATTTGGACTTTTTCGATGGATCAGATCAGTTTTTAGGAACGGCGGCTACTTTGGTGAGGAAAGTTTGGGAAAAATATGGTCCGACTGAGATGAAAGAAGAGCTGTGGTCATGTGAGGTTCCTTGCAGCTCGCCAGACGCAAATGACATACGTTCAATTGGCATCGGAGCTAGGCCTCGGTTAATTCGTGGCTATCGGAACGGCAGACTACAATATGAGGGGCTGGTAGACGATTCTTCTGGAAAAGCAAAGGTTTCGGGATGGAAAATGCTGTTTTTTGAACCCTTCAATGAGATGAAACCAAAGGAGTCACCTAAGCAGGTAGAGACCCTATCTTTATTGCTGAGGACGACTCATGTGCGAACCTTGGATGTGAAAACAGAGAGTGTTTTTGAGAATCTGCTTAATGGTTATTTTGAGTTGCAAACTGAGTTGAAGAGCGTGACTGATCTTTGCGTTAGGTTTGTTTGA
- a CDS encoding SDR family oxidoreductase — protein MKTALITGANQGIGLGLVQHFLRNGYRVYATARQPTEAAVFRRLAVEFGERFVPLELDLQSDELIGKLGTNFEGPTLDLLINNAGVAEQENLGEWTGQEFSSHFRVNATAPALVTQVLEPYLVHGAKVVNMTSGMASLELNIRPIDGLEAYAMSKAALNMFSRRLAEKLRRREIVVVALSPGWVKTVMGGDQAPTSVEEAVKSLHRVIDGLTMDQSGSFLSESGDPLPW, from the coding sequence ATGAAAACCGCGTTGATAACCGGCGCCAACCAGGGCATCGGCCTTGGACTCGTCCAACATTTTTTAAGGAATGGCTATCGGGTCTACGCAACCGCCCGTCAACCTACCGAGGCAGCTGTTTTCAGGAGGCTCGCAGTTGAATTCGGCGAGCGTTTTGTTCCTCTTGAGCTCGATCTTCAGAGCGACGAATTGATTGGGAAATTGGGAACAAACTTCGAGGGTCCCACTCTTGATCTCTTGATCAATAACGCCGGAGTAGCCGAACAGGAGAACCTTGGTGAATGGACGGGGCAGGAGTTTTCTTCTCATTTCCGAGTCAATGCTACGGCACCAGCGCTGGTGACACAGGTGCTGGAGCCGTATTTGGTTCATGGAGCGAAGGTCGTCAATATGACTTCTGGAATGGCGTCGTTGGAGCTCAACATTCGGCCGATCGATGGTCTTGAGGCCTATGCGATGAGTAAGGCTGCCTTGAATATGTTCTCGCGGCGTTTGGCGGAAAAGCTCCGTAGAAGAGAGATTGTGGTGGTGGCCCTGAGTCCTGGCTGGGTGAAGACCGTGATGGGTGGTGATCAGGCACCCACCAGTGTCGAGGAAGCAGTGAAGAGTTTGCACCGCGTAATTGACGGCCTGACAATGGATCAAAGTGGGAGTTTTCTCTCCGAATCGGGTGATCCACTCCCTTGGTAG
- a CDS encoding sensor histidine kinase, with translation MPRPVSRVSLFAGLMGILSWASAEPLQSIEAIRALDVETAAQQLPVELESQVVWVDPIRNACFLYDGKNGIYVRGKRPYDHHLDLKPGSLVRVTGFADAGNFSSSIVDADFVILGEAPLPEPKAYNSEQLLSPLVDCDWVTLSARIVGMEVVTRDFSNERYIMVEVRRNNYSLNVQLPYTKESEERISEIMFAWVRFNAVAGTVYNDQRQAAGRLLFASSADDFVPAISDELLARAGETRPLADFMIDDTEYLYIVNSSGVVTFVGDQEVFLRDGDSAVRVRVPSSEGIEVGERVYIEGFISPGEVSPGFRARLVLNLEKNLSPEPIPFDGSGELSTRYNFELVEVEGTLVDLVKVIEESENEIGQNVLICRTGDRLFETRVPLDVDLPKKIEPGARLRIVGICHLIRNEHVPLKVELEGFWLQVRGAEGIEIIATAPWWTVAKVLWIAGGVFVIAISFFVWVILLRRTVGQQTKVIADQVEQETILNERQRMARELHDNLDQGLTGAAVHLQAGRKFLDTSNLMHLEAVESAIQMAGETNPDLKDRLQEHMGSLREDTGKTLTSLQSVQAMLRHCGEESRTSILELRGGLLERMDLPSALRESLQLLADECGAECRIDILGNPRRLKQRAERHLLMIAREAVTNAVRHAAPGTLTVELEYRDNSLRLLIRDDGRGFEKKSLSKSGHFGIRGMEERVNRLDGSISIESRPEAGTTISVEIDNLSQWELIHHE, from the coding sequence ATGCCTCGCCCAGTTTCTAGAGTCTCCCTATTTGCTGGCCTCATGGGCATTCTGAGCTGGGCATCGGCAGAACCTTTGCAGTCGATTGAAGCGATCCGTGCGCTTGATGTTGAAACTGCTGCACAGCAGCTGCCGGTCGAGCTCGAGTCGCAGGTGGTCTGGGTCGATCCGATCCGTAATGCCTGCTTCCTTTACGACGGCAAAAATGGAATCTATGTCCGGGGCAAACGGCCCTATGACCATCACTTGGATCTGAAGCCGGGAAGTCTGGTTCGGGTGACGGGTTTTGCCGACGCCGGGAACTTCAGTTCATCGATTGTCGATGCTGACTTCGTGATTCTCGGTGAGGCACCTCTTCCCGAACCCAAGGCCTATAACAGCGAGCAACTTCTGAGCCCGCTTGTGGACTGTGATTGGGTCACTTTGTCGGCGAGGATTGTTGGGATGGAAGTAGTGACCCGTGATTTCTCGAACGAGCGATACATCATGGTCGAGGTGAGGCGAAACAATTACTCGCTGAACGTTCAGTTACCTTACACCAAGGAATCCGAGGAACGTATCTCGGAGATCATGTTTGCCTGGGTTCGTTTCAACGCGGTCGCGGGCACCGTTTACAATGACCAACGGCAGGCTGCGGGACGTCTGTTATTTGCGAGTTCTGCAGACGATTTTGTCCCAGCGATCTCTGACGAACTGTTAGCGCGTGCTGGAGAGACGCGCCCGCTCGCCGATTTCATGATCGATGACACCGAGTATCTCTATATCGTAAATAGCTCAGGCGTGGTGACCTTTGTTGGGGATCAGGAAGTCTTTCTTAGGGATGGGGATTCGGCGGTTCGGGTTCGGGTGCCATCGTCGGAAGGAATCGAAGTCGGGGAGCGGGTTTACATTGAGGGCTTCATCTCCCCCGGTGAAGTGAGTCCGGGTTTCCGGGCGCGTCTCGTTCTGAACTTGGAGAAGAACCTGTCTCCTGAACCAATCCCTTTCGACGGATCCGGGGAATTGTCGACCCGTTACAACTTTGAACTCGTCGAGGTCGAAGGAACACTGGTCGACCTTGTCAAAGTCATCGAAGAGTCCGAAAACGAGATTGGCCAAAATGTTCTGATTTGTCGGACCGGAGATCGCCTGTTTGAAACGAGAGTTCCGTTGGACGTAGATCTGCCGAAGAAAATCGAGCCTGGGGCTAGGTTGCGAATTGTGGGTATTTGTCACCTAATCCGCAATGAACACGTGCCTTTGAAGGTCGAGTTGGAGGGTTTTTGGCTACAAGTCCGCGGGGCTGAGGGTATCGAGATTATTGCAACAGCACCTTGGTGGACAGTAGCCAAGGTTCTATGGATCGCCGGAGGCGTGTTTGTGATAGCAATTTCCTTTTTTGTCTGGGTGATCCTGCTTCGACGCACGGTCGGGCAACAGACGAAAGTCATCGCCGATCAAGTAGAGCAGGAGACAATTCTCAACGAGCGTCAGAGGATGGCTCGCGAGCTACACGATAATCTTGATCAAGGCCTGACTGGCGCTGCGGTTCATTTGCAGGCAGGAAGAAAGTTTCTCGATACGAGTAATTTAATGCACCTTGAAGCAGTCGAAAGTGCGATTCAAATGGCAGGTGAGACCAACCCGGACTTAAAAGATCGGCTTCAGGAGCACATGGGAAGCCTGCGGGAGGACACGGGAAAGACTCTCACCAGTTTGCAGTCTGTCCAAGCAATGCTTCGCCATTGCGGTGAAGAGTCGCGCACTTCGATTCTCGAGTTGCGTGGTGGCTTGCTTGAGAGGATGGATTTGCCCTCGGCGCTTCGTGAAAGTTTGCAATTGCTGGCCGACGAATGCGGGGCTGAATGCAGAATCGACATTCTCGGGAACCCGCGGCGCTTGAAGCAGCGGGCCGAGCGTCATCTGCTGATGATCGCGCGTGAAGCGGTAACGAATGCAGTCCGTCATGCAGCTCCGGGCACTCTTACTGTAGAACTCGAATACCGGGACAATTCCCTTCGGCTCCTGATCCGCGATGACGGACGTGGATTTGAAAAGAAGAGTCTGTCGAAGTCGGGGCATTTCGGAATTCGGGGGATGGAAGAGCGTGTGAACCGTTTGGACGGTTCGATATCGATTGAGAGTCGGCCAGAGGCGGGCACCACGATTTCCGTTGAAATCGATAACCTTTCCCAATGGGAGCTGATCCATCATGAGTAG
- a CDS encoding sulfatase-like hydrolase/transferase, whose protein sequence is MRLARVGLLLPCLILSGTTANGLEGSRPNIVLYFADDISPREFAIYGTPEWSPPERGATSDPQFRARTPVMDRLANEGVWIETAWAATLCKPSRAMILTGRYANRHGWWSNRDIKRVPQPGGWNDAWHIYESSPLLLSHLASEEGYGTYWVGKFHLSGDYGEFGFDEVMITPGMLHEPENPHSDFQLDHIVEDGERVGLRNKDTGEAISKKTYSQDSWYWQPNVRLWNHPSTPDELVWWPNTPEAQENFGVSTYGPDLEMEFVLDFIERTHAEGKPFFIYHASHLGHDQYDFLNMHPESSWPGTPIIEWDGEAYTYNPAKITGDRWNYDTHGTVTEPGMDSHIEYMDFQIWQYVEKFKELGVLDNTIFIITADNGSGGYGKNSADRQMGCHVPMIIYAPGMSKEGQQEALVSIVDMWPTIAELAGFEIPEDYEYDGVSLVPFLFGDEARPREYIYSYRGRDQIIRGQHVMRDGNGRWWDVSEEPVDYHNYPQIKDWSSVPDTHREEREKLLEILPRYQ, encoded by the coding sequence ATGCGACTGGCGAGGGTAGGTCTGCTTCTGCCTTGTCTCATCTTGAGCGGGACGACCGCGAATGGTCTGGAAGGGAGCAGGCCGAACATCGTCCTCTACTTTGCAGACGACATCAGTCCGCGGGAGTTCGCGATCTACGGCACTCCGGAGTGGAGTCCGCCGGAACGTGGAGCCACCTCTGACCCTCAGTTCCGCGCCCGAACTCCTGTAATGGATCGATTGGCGAATGAAGGGGTCTGGATTGAAACGGCGTGGGCTGCGACGCTCTGTAAGCCGAGCCGGGCGATGATCCTGACAGGCCGCTATGCAAACCGTCACGGCTGGTGGAGCAACCGTGACATCAAACGTGTGCCACAACCGGGAGGCTGGAATGATGCCTGGCATATTTACGAAAGTTCACCGCTGCTTCTGAGCCACCTGGCAAGCGAGGAGGGTTACGGAACCTACTGGGTGGGGAAGTTTCATCTTTCGGGAGATTACGGGGAGTTTGGTTTCGATGAAGTCATGATCACTCCGGGTATGCTGCATGAGCCAGAGAATCCCCACAGCGACTTCCAGCTCGATCACATTGTGGAGGACGGAGAACGTGTCGGTCTAAGGAACAAGGATACGGGCGAAGCGATCTCGAAAAAGACTTACTCGCAGGACAGTTGGTACTGGCAACCAAACGTCCGGCTTTGGAATCATCCCTCCACTCCTGACGAGCTAGTCTGGTGGCCCAATACTCCTGAAGCCCAAGAGAATTTTGGTGTGAGCACTTACGGCCCAGACCTCGAGATGGAGTTCGTATTGGATTTCATCGAGCGCACCCACGCCGAAGGAAAGCCGTTCTTCATCTATCACGCTTCCCACCTTGGCCACGACCAATACGATTTCCTCAACATGCATCCTGAGTCGAGCTGGCCTGGCACGCCGATCATCGAATGGGATGGAGAGGCCTACACTTATAATCCAGCTAAGATAACTGGTGACCGCTGGAACTACGATACCCATGGAACCGTCACAGAACCGGGGATGGATTCTCATATCGAATACATGGATTTCCAGATTTGGCAGTATGTGGAGAAGTTCAAAGAGCTGGGCGTTCTCGACAACACCATCTTCATCATCACTGCGGACAACGGTTCGGGTGGTTACGGAAAAAACAGTGCAGACCGGCAGATGGGCTGCCACGTACCGATGATTATCTACGCGCCCGGAATGAGCAAAGAAGGTCAGCAGGAAGCTCTCGTGAGTATTGTCGATATGTGGCCAACGATCGCCGAGCTGGCTGGCTTTGAGATCCCTGAGGACTATGAATACGACGGGGTGAGCCTTGTGCCTTTCCTTTTTGGGGATGAAGCACGGCCTCGCGAATACATCTATTCCTATCGGGGCCGCGATCAGATTATCCGCGGGCAACATGTGATGCGGGATGGTAATGGCCGCTGGTGGGACGTATCGGAGGAGCCAGTCGACTATCATAATTACCCTCAGATCAAGGATTGGAGTTCGGTGCCGGATACTCATCGCGAGGAGCGTGAGAAGCTCTTGGAGATACTTCCCCGCTATCAGTAG
- a CDS encoding FAD-dependent oxidoreductase, with protein sequence MKIPIFIRDGLLVVLVLKLSSVAFASDPDVRGYWRMDDGNGVELLDSSSYENHGQGRSVRWAQGVLESGLQVNTGGNVDFGRDASLDIEDSITIDAWLKPWNPRYPDRPTVLNREGAYSLHLGPEKEITFNLWLDGKKETVSAPIGEWPAGKWAYFAGTYDGEFMKVFIDGKLANEKAVGSGKKISKSRMPLQLGSIKGRSKYAGTIDEVRLIADALSESEILETFRNGMFNVERNNNMFTSFYEKWAKQDPGNLVPGTLWIETEDFDDYGGWWMDTQFVPEMGSPYLMAAGLHKTVENAKTTIEVPDAGEYRMWVRTKNWLAGGYAPGTFNVLVNGQKADKTFGESDQRLWVWEDGGVFDLDGPTTIELEDLTGFYGRCDVIILTKDMDFVPSREQDDYIGMRRKFVGPEPIEDMGHFDFIVVGGGAAGTNAAIAAARNGVKVALIQNRPMVGGNNSSEMGVPMSGGSSMGRGRESGLNEEFGRIAAFGYNQKWAAGSEVGLANEPNVTVFLNTHVYAASIDEDNRITSVTAFNMLDGSRTRYHGDFFADCTGDAWLGFYAGAQYMIGRETKEKWGEKDAKDVASNITMSGSLMQHSILGYQAIDMGEPIAHNEEEWFYDMRENEPGYLKRPRFENGYRAGSWWTENHGRNDDLWDPEWARDDLLLASMSYYNWIKNYSPLADKAENYKLFYIPVTNAKRETRRLVGDIVVNQNHLVNREIFPDRITYFTWKLDVHHPLGIFSPESPYDYEDNIEPASMPLRMLYSKNVPNMFMAGRNVSVSAVALGSARVQQTTGQMGQVIGTAAAMCVKRDLTPREIVNSPQDMSDLQQQLMKDDLTILHMANTDPNDLARTASISASSSMSEADGPENAIDGFIRPMNDEMLMYIGNEHVPDNMWKSDPSQAMPQWLELDFGEKKAVNSVYLTFDTDLDVKRYITWEFLDEHRMPPTCVSDYRVQYFDGSDWVTVAEREGNYMRRCIDRFDTVETSKIRVMIDKTNGDPSARIYEIRAYNE encoded by the coding sequence ATGAAAATACCCATCTTCATCCGTGACGGGCTGCTTGTTGTACTCGTTCTAAAACTTTCCTCGGTTGCGTTTGCGAGCGACCCTGATGTCCGCGGCTATTGGCGTATGGATGACGGTAATGGTGTGGAACTTCTCGACAGCTCTTCCTACGAGAATCACGGCCAAGGTCGGTCGGTTCGCTGGGCGCAGGGTGTTCTGGAGTCTGGACTGCAGGTGAATACGGGTGGGAATGTCGACTTCGGTCGTGACGCCAGTCTGGATATCGAAGATAGCATTACGATTGATGCATGGTTGAAGCCCTGGAATCCGCGCTACCCGGATCGTCCGACAGTCCTCAACCGCGAGGGAGCCTACTCATTGCATCTCGGACCGGAGAAGGAGATTACGTTCAACCTTTGGCTGGACGGAAAAAAGGAGACCGTCTCAGCGCCAATTGGTGAATGGCCCGCAGGAAAGTGGGCTTATTTTGCTGGCACTTACGACGGGGAATTCATGAAGGTTTTCATCGATGGTAAACTTGCCAACGAAAAGGCTGTTGGTTCGGGAAAAAAGATCTCTAAAAGCAGGATGCCTCTCCAGCTAGGGTCCATTAAAGGCCGTAGCAAGTATGCGGGGACAATCGATGAGGTCCGCCTGATTGCGGATGCGTTGAGCGAATCCGAGATTCTCGAGACCTTCCGCAATGGCATGTTCAATGTGGAGCGCAACAACAACATGTTTACATCCTTCTACGAGAAGTGGGCAAAGCAAGACCCGGGTAATCTTGTACCGGGAACTCTGTGGATCGAGACCGAAGACTTTGACGATTACGGTGGCTGGTGGATGGATACCCAGTTTGTTCCGGAAATGGGTTCTCCCTACCTGATGGCTGCGGGTCTTCACAAGACGGTTGAAAACGCAAAAACAACAATCGAGGTGCCCGATGCCGGGGAGTATCGTATGTGGGTGCGCACCAAGAATTGGTTGGCTGGAGGCTATGCCCCGGGAACATTTAACGTCTTGGTCAACGGGCAGAAGGCGGATAAGACCTTCGGCGAATCTGACCAGCGTCTTTGGGTTTGGGAGGACGGAGGAGTGTTTGACCTAGACGGACCCACGACTATCGAGCTGGAGGATCTTACCGGTTTTTATGGCCGATGTGACGTGATTATCCTCACCAAAGACATGGATTTTGTTCCTAGTCGGGAGCAGGATGACTACATCGGCATGCGCCGTAAATTTGTTGGTCCGGAGCCTATCGAGGATATGGGACACTTTGACTTCATCGTTGTTGGTGGCGGTGCCGCAGGAACAAACGCAGCAATTGCCGCAGCCCGAAACGGTGTAAAAGTCGCGTTGATTCAAAACCGCCCGATGGTTGGTGGAAACAACAGCTCCGAAATGGGAGTGCCGATGTCGGGTGGCTCGAGTATGGGTCGAGGCCGAGAGTCGGGACTCAACGAGGAGTTTGGACGAATCGCTGCGTTTGGTTACAACCAAAAGTGGGCGGCTGGCTCCGAAGTGGGACTGGCAAACGAGCCTAATGTAACCGTCTTCCTAAACACTCACGTGTACGCGGCTTCAATCGATGAGGACAACAGAATCACTTCGGTTACTGCCTTCAATATGCTGGACGGTAGTCGCACCCGTTACCACGGAGACTTCTTTGCAGACTGCACGGGTGATGCGTGGCTGGGTTTCTATGCGGGAGCGCAGTATATGATCGGTCGCGAGACCAAGGAAAAGTGGGGTGAGAAAGACGCTAAAGATGTTGCCAGCAACATCACGATGAGTGGTTCGTTGATGCAACACTCGATACTTGGCTATCAGGCGATCGACATGGGTGAGCCGATTGCCCACAACGAAGAAGAGTGGTTCTACGACATGAGGGAGAACGAACCGGGTTACCTGAAGCGTCCTCGTTTTGAGAACGGCTACCGCGCGGGAAGCTGGTGGACGGAAAACCACGGTCGCAACGATGACCTTTGGGATCCGGAGTGGGCGCGCGATGACCTGCTGCTTGCCAGCATGTCCTACTACAACTGGATCAAGAACTACTCACCGCTGGCGGACAAGGCGGAGAACTATAAACTCTTCTACATTCCGGTCACCAATGCGAAACGTGAAACACGACGCTTGGTCGGTGACATTGTCGTCAACCAAAACCACCTCGTGAACCGCGAGATCTTCCCGGATCGTATCACCTACTTTACCTGGAAGCTCGATGTTCACCACCCGTTGGGAATTTTCTCACCAGAGAGTCCTTATGACTACGAAGACAACATTGAGCCCGCTTCCATGCCGCTTCGTATGTTGTACTCCAAGAATGTTCCCAATATGTTTATGGCTGGCCGCAATGTTTCAGTATCCGCTGTGGCACTAGGTAGCGCGCGGGTCCAACAAACTACAGGTCAAATGGGTCAGGTCATCGGCACTGCGGCAGCCATGTGTGTGAAGAGAGACCTTACACCACGGGAGATTGTCAACTCACCTCAAGACATGTCGGATCTCCAGCAGCAGTTGATGAAGGATGATTTGACCATTCTTCACATGGCGAATACCGACCCAAACGATTTGGCTCGGACTGCTAGTATCTCCGCGTCCAGTAGTATGAGCGAAGCGGACGGTCCTGAGAACGCAATTGACGGCTTTATCCGTCCGATGAATGACGAGATGCTCATGTACATAGGAAACGAGCACGTGCCAGACAATATGTGGAAGTCGGACCCTAGTCAAGCGATGCCGCAATGGCTCGAGTTGGACTTTGGTGAAAAGAAGGCGGTCAACTCTGTCTACCTTACCTTCGATACGGACCTTGATGTAAAGCGCTACATTACTTGGGAGTTCCTCGATGAGCATCGAATGCCACCGACTTGTGTGAGTGATTACCGGGTTCAATACTTCGACGGAAGTGATTGGGTAACCGTCGCCGAGAGAGAAGGGAATTACATGCGCCGGTGTATCGACCGTTTTGATACAGTCGAGACATCGAAGATTCGGGTGATGATTGATAAGACGAACGGGGATCCCTCGGCCCGGATCTACGAAATCAGAGCCTACAACGAGTAG
- a CDS encoding response regulator transcription factor: MSRGETKVMVVDDNALLRFGLIGAIDLESGLTSVGGAANSEEALTVYRENNPDVVVMDYRMPGRSGVECTRDILEESPDAKIILYSVYESEEEVWKAFQAGVKGYLSKTAGAVEDVMEAIHEVAAGGTFFPASIQEKVESRKKQEELTPRELEVLKLLGEGKSNKELADYFDISLSTVKIHITNIREKLGAADRTQAVIIAFKRGILRV, translated from the coding sequence ATGAGTAGAGGCGAGACAAAGGTGATGGTCGTCGACGATAACGCGCTTCTTCGGTTTGGGTTGATTGGCGCGATCGATTTGGAGTCCGGTCTGACTTCGGTTGGTGGTGCGGCCAATTCGGAGGAAGCACTGACCGTTTATCGCGAAAACAATCCCGATGTCGTTGTAATGGACTACCGGATGCCGGGTCGAAGCGGTGTGGAATGCACGCGGGATATCTTGGAGGAATCACCGGATGCCAAGATTATCCTCTATTCGGTCTATGAGTCGGAAGAAGAAGTTTGGAAAGCGTTTCAAGCCGGTGTGAAGGGCTATCTTTCAAAGACGGCGGGTGCGGTTGAGGATGTAATGGAAGCGATTCATGAGGTGGCAGCAGGAGGGACGTTTTTTCCTGCCTCTATTCAGGAGAAAGTCGAATCCCGAAAGAAGCAGGAGGAGTTGACACCCCGTGAGCTTGAGGTGCTGAAGCTTCTAGGAGAAGGGAAGAGCAATAAGGAGCTGGCCGACTATTTCGACATCTCTCTCTCAACGGTCAAGATCCACATCACCAATATTCGCGAGAAACTGGGGGCAGCCGATCGGACACAGGCAGTCATCATCGCGTTCAAACGGGGGATTTTGAGGGTCTGA